GATGTACTCACTAGCGATCATTTTTTCAGCATCATCAGTAACAAAGGTAGCACCTGACTTGGCCGCATCCTGCAATGAAGTAGCGCTATAACGAGAAGCATCCCAACCTACACGAGCTAGAGATTCTTTTGCACGTGCGGGAGATAAATCAGCAACTGCCACCAAATGAATACCTGGAGTCCGCGGCGCTTGCGAGAGATACATAGAACCAAATTTACCTGCGCCAATAATACCCACCCGCACTGGACTGTTGTTAGCAGCACGTGCCTTGAGCTTTTGAATAAGGGACATCTAAAAATCTCCAGTTAATTTGGGAATAAAAAATAATGGGGCCATCATCAAAGAGAGGTCGAAAGAATTATTGCTTTAAGGACTCTTTCACTACTTTGCTGATACTGTCTGCGTTAACACCAAAATATTCTCTCAACGCAGCCCGTGTATCGCTCCGACCAAAACCATCGGTACCGAGCGTAATATACCCCCTGCCATCTGGAATGTAAGCTCGAATACTTTCGGGAAGCGCATGCACATAGTCTGTAGCAGCCACAATCGGGCCACGACCTTGAGCAAGCACTTGACTAATAAATGCTTGCTCAGCGCCAGTATTGCCTGAGAGTCTGTCCTGCTCTTTTGCCTTGCCATCTCTTGATAATTCGCTCCAGCTGGTCACGCTAAAGACGTCCACATTGATCCCTACATGAGCTAGTAAGTCGGCCGCTTTTAATACTTCAGTCATAATGGCACCGGAACCCATGAGGCTTACGTAAGATTTGCTATCGCCATTGCTAGCCTTCACAGTTTTTAGTTTGTAGCAACCACGAATTACACCATCGGCAGCATTCTCAGGCAAATCAGGCTGTGCATAGTTCTCGTTCATGAGGGTGATGTAATAGAACAAATCTTTTTGATCTATTAGCATATCGCGCATACCTTGGTCGACAATTACAGCTAACTCACCTGCAAATGCAGGGTCGTAGGCCTTGCAGTTTGGAATGGTTCCAGCTACCAACTGACTACTGCCGTCCTGATGCTGCAAACCTTCACCACCTAAAGTAGTCCTGCCTGAAGTAGCTCCCAATAAGAAGCCTCTTGCCCGTTGATCAGCGGCTGCCCAGATAGCATCGCCAATTCTCTGAAATCCAAACATCGAGTAATAGATATAGAAGGGAAGCATTGCTATTCCGTGCACACTATAACTGGTTGCTGCCGCAGTCCAACTTGCAATCGCGCCCGCCTCACTAATACCCTCTTCCAAAATTTGTCCGTCCAATGCCTCACGATAGCTCAGTACGGAGCCAATATCCTCTGGCTCATAGCGCTGACCAACGCTGGAGTAAATACCAACCTGTTTAAAGAGATTGGCCATACCAAATGTGCGCGCTTCATCTGCGACAATCGGCACAACTCTAGGCCCAAGCTCTTTATCTTTCAGCAAGTTTCCAAGCATCCGAACAAAAGCCATTGTGGTCGACATCTCCTTATCTTCAGCCTTGATTGCAAAAGCCGCATAAGAGTTGATATCGGGCACTTTTAATTGCTCACAATCTGAATAACGCTTGGGCAATTGGCCGCCGAGTTTATTACGCTGCTCCTTTAAATATTTCAGTTCTTCACTGCTCTCCTCGGGCCTAAAGAAAGTAAGGCTCGTAGCCTGCTCATCTGTTAATGGCAAGTTAAAACGATTGCGATATTCAATTAGCGCCTCGTCATCGAGCTTCTTCTGGCTATGCGTAGTCATTTTTCCTTGACCGGCATTACCCATGCCATAACCTTTCTTCGTATGCGCCAAGATTACTGTTGGCTGACCTATATGATTAGCGGCAGCTTTATAAGCAGCATAAATTTTGACGAGATCATGGCCACCTCTTTTGAGTCGATCGATTTGCTCATCTGTCATGCCTTGCGCAAGACGGGTCAACTCCTCATTTTGGCCAAAGAAATTGGTGCGATTGAAACTGCCGTCTTTAGCAGCAAATGTTTGCATCTGTCCATCAACCGTTTGAGCAAAAGCCTTCACTAAGGCACCAGTAGTATCCCTGGCAAACAGCCCGTCCCAATCACTGCCCCACACTAATTTAATAACGTTCCAACCAGAGCCGCGAAACAGTTTTTCAAGCTCGTCAATAATCCTGCCGTTGCCACGCACCGGACCATCTAAGCGTTGTAAGTTGCAATTGACCACCCAAACCAAGTTATCCAGCTTTTCTCTGGAGGCTAAAGTCAAGGCACTCATGCTTTCTGGCTCATCCATCTCACCATCGCCAAATACACCCCAAACTTTTCTGGTTGAGCAATCTAATAATTTTCGATCGCTCAGGTAGCGCATAAAACGCGCATGGTAAATCGAACTAATGGGGCCGATTCCCATTGAACCTGTTGGGAACTGCCAAAAGTCTGGCATTAACCAGGGATGTGGATAGCTTGATAAGCCTCTTGCACCAGCTTCAGGCGCAGTAATTTCTCGCCTGTAATGTGCGAGGTCATTCTCAGACAATCTGCCCTCCAAGTAAGCGCGCGCATATACACCTGGCGCACTATGCGGCTGAAAGAAAACGAGGTCGCCACGCTCTTTTGCATCACCACCCTCAGTTCTTGCACGGAAAAAATGATTAAAGCCAACTTCAAATAAATCAGCAGCGCTGGCATAGCTGGCAATGTGGCCGCCCAATTCCCCATAGGCTTCATTTGCTTTAGCAACCATCGCGAGCGCATTCCACCTCATGAGAGATGCAAGTTTTTCTTCGATTGCAAGGTCTCCAGGGAAAGGAGGTTGCTCATCCACAGGGATCGAATTGATGTAAGGAGTAACTAAGTCAGGCACCCAGTTGATTTGATTTTTATTGGCCAGCTTTACTAAATGATCCAAAATAAATTTGGCGCGCGCACTATCACCAGAGGCCAACAAATCCATAAATGCCTCATTCCACTCTGCAGTTTCCGCAGGATCAGTGTCTACGTTTTCAAGATTTAGATATTTTTTAATGTCGGGGGCATTCATGAAAAATTCCTCAGTAACTTTTTACTTTTAATAATCACAACATAACTTTACGAAAATCGCCCAGTAATTGGGCAAGATAAGTGGTGAAGTGGGTTGCTAAAGCCCCATCAATAACGCGATGATCCGCCGTCATAGAAAGTGGACAAATCAGACGCGGAATGAATTGCGAACCATTCCATATGGGCTTCATGGCAGACTTATTCACTGCCAAAATAGCCACTTCGGGTGCATTCACAATTGGGGCACAGTAAGTGCCGCCGATGCCACCCAATGAAGAAATCGTAAAGCTAGCGCCTTGCATCTGATCTGGCTTGAGTTTTCCTTCACGCGCCAACTTTGCTAAGCCAGCGGTCTCCTGTGCAATCTCCATAATGCCCTTCTGATCAACATTACGGATCACTGGCACTACCAAACCACCTTCGGTATCAACAGCAAAACCAATGTGAAAATATTTTTTCAAAATAAGCTCTTCACCGTCTAAGGAGGCATTGAATGTTGGGTATTTCTTAAGGGCAGCCACTGCGGCCTTAATAAGAAATGCCAGCAATGTAACCTTAATATCGTCTTTTTTATTTTCTTTGTTTAATGACGCGCGAAATTCTTCAAGATCAGTAATATCCGCATCGTCGTGATAGGTCACCGCTGGAATCATGACCCAATTGCGCGCCAGATTTGCAGCAGACACCTTCTGAATTCGACTGCGAGCTTGGCGCTCAATTTCTCCGAACCTCGTAAAGTCAATCTTAGGCCAAGGTAACAGATCAAAGCCAGCAATACCTTTGCCATTGAGGGCTGGTGAGATTTCTCTGGCTGACATTGAGCGCTTAATAAATTGCTGAATGTCTTCTTTCGTAATCCGGCCTCTTTGACCGCTACCGCGAACCTGCTGAATGTCAACACCAAATTCGCGGGCAAACTTTCTTGCAGAAGGGCTGGCCCAAATATCAGGGCTCAAAATGGATTGGCTTGTTGAGGCCTGATTGCCGCTGGGCAATAAACCTCCAACCTCAGGAAATGCAAACTCAAGACCCACAACCCCTCCAATGAACAACAGGTGTATTGATGGCTATATTTTGTTAGATTATCTACAAAATAGGATGCTAACTATTGGCTATAAATCATAATTTTCAGCATAAAATGCTGATATATAGACTTTTTGAGAAACTTTATGAAGCTAGACCCCATAGATATCAGAATTTTGAATGAACTCCAAAATGATAGCTCCCATAGCAATGTAGAGCTAGCAAAGCGGGTTCATCTCTCGCCATCGCCTTGTCTCATGCGGGTGAAAGCACTCAAAGACAAAGGGGTCATCAGAAACTATGTAGCGCTGGCAGATCCCAAAGTGTTGGGTCTTGGCTTAAACGTCTTTATCTCTATTAGCCTTAAAGAGCAATCCAAAGAGGCCTTAGCGGAATTTGAACAACGCATCTCAGAGCACGATGAAGTCATGGAGTGTTATCTCATGACCGGAGATAGTGATTACCTTATCCGCGTTGCAGTAGCTGATATGGGTGCGCTCGAAAAATTTATCCTAGAACAACTAACACCAATCTCTGGGATTGAGAAAATTCGATCTAGCTTCGCTTTAAAGCAAGTACGCTATAAAACTGCTTTACCATTACCAAAGTAGATGTAGAGCAATATAGAATTTATTCGAGACACTATACATAGAAAGAAAGCGATGCCACAGAAAAATAATAAAGTAGCACTCGTCACTGGAGCAGGAGTTGGAATTGGAAGAGCGGCAGCTAAAGCCCTTCTAAAAGGCGGATATCAAGTTGTACTCACTGGCCGCAACCTCGAGAAGCTAGAAAAAGCAATTACCGATATTGGTGGAACAAGCGACAACTGTCTTGCGGTAGCTTGTGATGTTGGTCAACCAGAGCAAGTGAAAAAATTATTTACCGCCCTTAAGGAACGTTTTGGGCGCATTGACGTGCTCTTCAATAACGCCGGCATTGGCGCTCCCGCCATTCCGATGGAAGATCTCACCTATGAGCAATGGATGAATGTTGTAAATGCAAATCTTTGCGGAGCTTTTTTATGTTCCCAAGAGGCAATTCGTATGATGAAGGCACAATCCCCGCAAGGTGGCAGAATTATTAATAATGGCTCAATTTCTGCGCATGCTCCAAGACCAATGTCAGCGCCCTATACTGCCACTAAGCATGCTATTAGCGGTCTAACAAAAACCATTTCACTAGATGGTCGTCCGTTTAACATTGCATGCGGCCAAATTGACATTGGTAATGCCGCCACAGAAATGACGGATCGCATGGCTGCTGGCATCATGCAAGCAGATCAATCTATTAAAGTTGAACCGCGTATGGATGTTGATCACGTGGGAGAAGCTGTACTACATATGGCTCAACTACCCCTGGAGAGCAATATTCTTTCAATGACAATTATGGCTACCAATATGCCTTTCGTTGGTAGAGGTTAATCCAAATTACTTCAGCTCAAATCAGAGTCGCCGGGGATAGATCATGAATAACGCACAACGTCGTCATTTCATTAGCCTAGCATTTGCCGCTGCCTTGTTGCCAAGCTTTCATGCAATTTCTGCTCCGGACAATGATTACCCAAATCGCTCAATAAAACTGGTAATCCCATTTCCCGCTGGAGGCAGTACTGATGCCATGGCACGTAACCTTGGCCCAGCCCTTGGTAAAGTGCTTGGCCAATCGATTGTGATTGAGAATAAGTCTGGAGCATCCGGCACGGTAGGTGCAGACTTTGTTGCAAAGTCTGCACCAGATGGATATACGCTACTGATGGGAACCTTGCATCTCACCATTGCGCAGTCTGTTTTTCCAAAACTCAATTACCGTATTGATAAAGACTTGGTGCCGATAGGAACCGTGGGAATGATTCCGAATGTTGTCGTAGTAAACGCATCCGTTCCAGCCAATAACATTAAAGAACTGGTCGCACTAACGAAAGCCAATCCCGATAAATATGATTACGCTTCCGTTGGCCCAGGATCTGCACATCATCTGATTGGAGAGATGTTCAAAATTAAAACTGGGGCCAGCCTAACCCACATACCTTATCGTGGCAGTGCCCCTGCTGTTGTTGACTTGCTTGGTGGCCAAGTATCAGTCATGTTTGATACGATTCCATCTGCTCTCCCTCACATCAAAGATGGAAAAACAAAAGCGCTAGCAGTGACAACAGCAAAACGCTCTAGCGCCCTTCCAAACGTTCCGACCCTGATTGAATCTGGAGTAGCTATAGATGTTGGCACCTGGAATGGGTTAATGTCTCCCGCAGGCACAGATCCAGCCATTATTGACAAGCTAAATCGAGCGGTTGTGACTGTGCTAAACGATCCTGAGATGCGAAAACAATTGCAAGCACTGGGGATCGAGCCGATGCCAAGTACCCCCGCAGAACTAAGGACACGCATCAATAAAGAAATAGTTGACTACAGTAGTTTGGCTAAAGAACTAAAACTGAGCGTTGAGTAAGCTCATGCTCAGGCAATTTTTTTAAGCGTCTTGATATAACGCTGTGCGTTCTTGACATAGCGCCCTGCGATATCTTCGATACCTACAATCTGCTCTGGGCTTAATGTTTTTACTGCCTTAGCAGGTGAGCCAATAATCATCGAGCCTTCAGGAAATTCTTTGCCCTCAGTAACAAGAGCACCCGCACCGACTAAGCAATTTTTACCGATCTTTGCGCCGTTTAAAATCACAGCGCCAATACCGATTAAGCTGCCATCTCCAATATGGCAACCATGAAGCATTACTTTATGCCCAACAGTAACATTCTTGCCAACAATCA
Above is a genomic segment from Polynucleobacter sp. MG-5-Ahmo-C2 containing:
- the mdeB gene encoding alpha-ketoglutarate dehydrogenase yields the protein MNAPDIKKYLNLENVDTDPAETAEWNEAFMDLLASGDSARAKFILDHLVKLANKNQINWVPDLVTPYINSIPVDEQPPFPGDLAIEEKLASLMRWNALAMVAKANEAYGELGGHIASYASAADLFEVGFNHFFRARTEGGDAKERGDLVFFQPHSAPGVYARAYLEGRLSENDLAHYRREITAPEAGARGLSSYPHPWLMPDFWQFPTGSMGIGPISSIYHARFMRYLSDRKLLDCSTRKVWGVFGDGEMDEPESMSALTLASREKLDNLVWVVNCNLQRLDGPVRGNGRIIDELEKLFRGSGWNVIKLVWGSDWDGLFARDTTGALVKAFAQTVDGQMQTFAAKDGSFNRTNFFGQNEELTRLAQGMTDEQIDRLKRGGHDLVKIYAAYKAAANHIGQPTVILAHTKKGYGMGNAGQGKMTTHSQKKLDDEALIEYRNRFNLPLTDEQATSLTFFRPEESSEELKYLKEQRNKLGGQLPKRYSDCEQLKVPDINSYAAFAIKAEDKEMSTTMAFVRMLGNLLKDKELGPRVVPIVADEARTFGMANLFKQVGIYSSVGQRYEPEDIGSVLSYREALDGQILEEGISEAGAIASWTAAATSYSVHGIAMLPFYIYYSMFGFQRIGDAIWAAADQRARGFLLGATSGRTTLGGEGLQHQDGSSQLVAGTIPNCKAYDPAFAGELAVIVDQGMRDMLIDQKDLFYYITLMNENYAQPDLPENAADGVIRGCYKLKTVKASNGDSKSYVSLMGSGAIMTEVLKAADLLAHVGINVDVFSVTSWSELSRDGKAKEQDRLSGNTGAEQAFISQVLAQGRGPIVAATDYVHALPESIRAYIPDGRGYITLGTDGFGRSDTRAALREYFGVNADSISKVVKESLKQ
- a CDS encoding Lrp/AsnC family transcriptional regulator; this translates as MKLDPIDIRILNELQNDSSHSNVELAKRVHLSPSPCLMRVKALKDKGVIRNYVALADPKVLGLGLNVFISISLKEQSKEALAEFEQRISEHDEVMECYLMTGDSDYLIRVAVADMGALEKFILEQLTPISGIEKIRSSFALKQVRYKTALPLPK
- a CDS encoding SDR family oxidoreductase; its protein translation is MPQKNNKVALVTGAGVGIGRAAAKALLKGGYQVVLTGRNLEKLEKAITDIGGTSDNCLAVACDVGQPEQVKKLFTALKERFGRIDVLFNNAGIGAPAIPMEDLTYEQWMNVVNANLCGAFLCSQEAIRMMKAQSPQGGRIINNGSISAHAPRPMSAPYTATKHAISGLTKTISLDGRPFNIACGQIDIGNAATEMTDRMAAGIMQADQSIKVEPRMDVDHVGEAVLHMAQLPLESNILSMTIMATNMPFVGRG
- a CDS encoding tripartite tricarboxylate transporter substrate binding protein, with protein sequence MNNAQRRHFISLAFAAALLPSFHAISAPDNDYPNRSIKLVIPFPAGGSTDAMARNLGPALGKVLGQSIVIENKSGASGTVGADFVAKSAPDGYTLLMGTLHLTIAQSVFPKLNYRIDKDLVPIGTVGMIPNVVVVNASVPANNIKELVALTKANPDKYDYASVGPGSAHHLIGEMFKIKTGASLTHIPYRGSAPAVVDLLGGQVSVMFDTIPSALPHIKDGKTKALAVTTAKRSSALPNVPTLIESGVAIDVGTWNGLMSPAGTDPAIIDKLNRAVVTVLNDPEMRKQLQALGIEPMPSTPAELRTRINKEIVDYSSLAKELKLSVE
- a CDS encoding gamma carbonic anhydrase family protein — encoded protein: MAIFELDGIAPRLSEGAWVAESAEVIGKVELHKNASIWPAVVIRGDNDLIQVGEGSNVQDASVLHTDLGYPLIVGKNVTVGHKVMLHGCHIGDGSLIGIGAVILNGAKIGKNCLVGAGALVTEGKEFPEGSMIIGSPAKAVKTLSPEQIVGIEDIAGRYVKNAQRYIKTLKKIA